Below is a genomic region from Terriglobales bacterium.
CGATGGCCTTCACCACCTCATCGGCGATCCCGGCAGCGCTCATCTCCGGCTTCAGGTCGTAGGTCGCGACCTTGGGCGACGGCACCAGGATGCGCTCTTCCCCGGGAAACGGCTTCTCCACCCCGCCGTTGAAAAAATAGGTGACGTGGGCGTACTTCTCCGTCTCTGCCACGCGCAGATTGCGGAAGCCCTGGTTGCCCATGATGTTGGCCAGGATGTTCTCCAGCGACTCCGGCGGTACCACGACCGGCAGCGTGAACTTCTTGTCGTACTGCGTCATGCAGACGTACTTGAGACTGCGGGGGACGCGATCGCGGGGAATCTCAGCGTCGAGGCCGGCGGCGTCGGGCAGGTCGAGACCGTTTTCCGCGGTCAGCCCGCTGTTGCGTGCCAGCGCGCGCGTGATCTGGCGTACACGGTCGGCGCGGAAATTGAAACAGATGCAGGCGTCCTCGTCGCGGATGCGGCCCAGCGGTTCGCCGCGGTTGTCGGTCACGACGAAGGGCACGATGAACTCGTCGGTGACCCCGCGATGATATGAATCCTTCACGCCCTGCACGGGATCGATGTAGCGGCCGGCCTCTCCGTCGCCCGCGACCATGGCGGAGAATGCCTTGTGGATGCGCGGCCAGCGCCGGTCGCGATCCATGGCGTAGTAGCGGCCGTTCACCGTGGCGACTTTGCCTACCCCGATTTCGCGCATCTTCTGCTGCAACTGCTGGATGTAGCCGGCGCCGCTGGTGGGCAGGGTGTCGCGCCCGTCCATGAAGCAGTGCACGAACACGCGATCCACGCCGTTCCGCCTGGCCAGGCGCAGCAGCGCGTAGAGGTGGTTCTGATGCGAGTGCACGCCGCCGTCGGAAAGCAGGCCGAACAGGTGCAGGCGCCGGCCGCCGGAGCGAGCGTGCTTGACGGCGTCCAGGAGCACTGGGTGAGAAAAGAAATCGCCGCTTTCGATCATGCGGTCGATGCGGGTGATGTCCATGTACACGATGCGCCCGGCGCCGATGTTCAGGTGCCCGACTTCGCTGTTGCCCATCTGTCCCTCGGGCAAACCTACGTAGCGTCCGCTGGTGTGGATAAGAGTGTTGGGATACTCCGCCAGCAGCCGGTCGTAGTTGGGCTTGCGGGCGAGCGAGATGGCGTTGGCCTTCGAGGGCGGAGCGTAACCCCAGCCGTCGAGGATCACGAGAACCAGTGGCTTGGGTCGGGCCATGCGAAGTCCGCTCTTCAGGCGGCTTCCCCGCCGTAGTTCACCGCCTCGATCCCCAGGAACCGGGCCGCACGGCCCAGTTCTTCCTCGATCCGCAGCAACTGGTTGTACTTGGCGATGCGGTCGGTGCGCGAGGTCGAGCCGGTCTTGATCTGGCCGGCGCCGGTGGCCACGGCCAGGTCGGCGATGAAGGTGTCTTCGGTTTCGCCGGAGCGATGCGAGATGACCGCCGTGTAGCCGTTGCCGTGCGCCATCTCGATGGCGTCGAGCGTCTCACTCACCGTTCCGATCTGGTTCACTTTGATGAGGATGGCGTTGGCCACGCCCTGCTCGATGCCGCGCTCGAGCCGCTCCGTGCTGGTGACAAACAGGTCGTCACCCACGAGCTGGATGCGGTCGCCCAGTTCGTCGGTCAGCATCTTCCAACCTTCCCAGTCGTCCTCGGCCAGGCCGTCCTCGAGTGACACGATGGGGTATTGCTTCGCCCAGTCCGCATAGAAGCGCACCATCTGTTCGCTGGTCTTTACCGATTTATCTGATTTTTTGAAAACGTATTTGCCCTCGGAGAAGAATTCGCTCGCGGCCGGGTCGAGTGCGATAGCAATCTGTTCGCCCGCCTTGTAGCCGGCCGCCTGGACGGCTTCCAGAATCAACTCGATGGCTTCGACGTTCGATTTCAGCGAAGGAGCGAAGCCGCCCTCATCGCCCACGGCCGTGTTGTAGCCGCGCTTCTTGAGCACGCCCTTCAAGGTGTGGAAGGTCTCCGCGCCCCAGCGCAGCGCCTCATGAAACGAAGACGCGCCCACCGGCATGACCATGAATTCCTGGAAGTCCACGTTGTTGTCGGCGTGGGCGCCGCCGTTGAGGATGTTCATCATGGGCACGGGCAACAGGCTGGCATTCAGGCCGCCAAGATAGCGATAGAGCGGAACGCCGAGCTGCGCTGCCGCCGCGCGCGCTGCCGCCATGCTCACCGCCAAGATGGCATTGGCGCCGAAGCCGGACTTGTTGCGCGTACCGTCCAGTTCGAGCATGCGCTCGTCGAGCCGGCGCTGCTCAAAAGCGTCCATGCCCTCGAGCGCCGGCCCCAGCTCGCGACGCACGTTCTCCACCGCTTTCTGCACGCCCTTGCCCAGGTAGCGGTGCTTGTCGCCGTCGCGCAGCT
It encodes:
- the gpmI gene encoding 2,3-bisphosphoglycerate-independent phosphoglycerate mutase; translated protein: MARPKPLVLVILDGWGYAPPSKANAISLARKPNYDRLLAEYPNTLIHTSGRYVGLPEGQMGNSEVGHLNIGAGRIVYMDITRIDRMIESGDFFSHPVLLDAVKHARSGGRRLHLFGLLSDGGVHSHQNHLYALLRLARRNGVDRVFVHCFMDGRDTLPTSGAGYIQQLQQKMREIGVGKVATVNGRYYAMDRDRRWPRIHKAFSAMVAGDGEAGRYIDPVQGVKDSYHRGVTDEFIVPFVVTDNRGEPLGRIRDEDACICFNFRADRVRQITRALARNSGLTAENGLDLPDAAGLDAEIPRDRVPRSLKYVCMTQYDKKFTLPVVVPPESLENILANIMGNQGFRNLRVAETEKYAHVTYFFNGGVEKPFPGEERILVPSPKVATYDLKPEMSAAGIADEVVKAIEGGTFDVIIVNFANADMVGHSGQIEPTVRAVETVDSCLGRIYQALRARGGALMVTADHGNAEQMIDPVTGGPHTAHTTNPVPLIVVAENRNRFRLRNDGALQDISPTVLGLLGIPQPQEMTGKDLRIPLDKDKT
- the eno gene encoding phosphopyruvate hydratase codes for the protein MKNSNPTAIAAIRAREVLDSRGNPTVEADVILSSGAMGRAAVPSGASTGEHEAVELRDGDKHRYLGKGVQKAVENVRRELGPALEGMDAFEQRRLDERMLELDGTRNKSGFGANAILAVSMAAARAAAAQLGVPLYRYLGGLNASLLPVPMMNILNGGAHADNNVDFQEFMVMPVGASSFHEALRWGAETFHTLKGVLKKRGYNTAVGDEGGFAPSLKSNVEAIELILEAVQAAGYKAGEQIAIALDPAASEFFSEGKYVFKKSDKSVKTSEQMVRFYADWAKQYPIVSLEDGLAEDDWEGWKMLTDELGDRIQLVGDDLFVTSTERLERGIEQGVANAILIKVNQIGTVSETLDAIEMAHGNGYTAVISHRSGETEDTFIADLAVATGAGQIKTGSTSRTDRIAKYNQLLRIEEELGRAARFLGIEAVNYGGEAA